From Algoriphagus sp. NG3, the proteins below share one genomic window:
- a CDS encoding histidine kinase dimerization/phosphoacceptor domain -containing protein — MSNLSMIQLLVVLFGIFLLLAPLVQQEKLCEVNLVLKQPVYHQSDSSKRLPMRIGMLYLNQSPTSAGGGDSIRIPSGQIINLSSQPKSGSGLGKQRFLKDKVRINLSDTVKVQQKSLNGNNANQARLLLELGKNMLRTPYTQRSDQDRALETFHEAERISEKIGSRELKEESLSMLGVVHLIHGNWERGKSYFMQVVEARRQAGDKAGEINALLSLATTVICDSCGENIEALKHALRLSEEIEDQSLEAVIRIQLGYKYLSSGNTEQAEEEALKALSLQEKVGFAEICRTYKIFSAQSVYNSPMDYAYLSSAYYLLSDIGQNNGDLNQKLFYILKVVDDVEKSGLHDELDYTFFRLGNAYWELGQYDRSLEYHKQSAAISRQKGEFISIGLIRRMTAALVDQGKAGDALLIMQDAVDRKLLCTHEDKMYIAQSLGACYNALKKYSLAEKYYLESIAWTKQSPLFFKYLAYRGIAQFYVTNAQYSKAEPYLTFLENASTQQLLPNYLIEVHLMRFKVDSARQNYPAAIRHYQLYKALQDSIYNETKNRQIAQLSIEYETAKKEQDIQIKEKNIELLKEQNKLQQNHRNALFLGTGLLLVILALGFNRYRLKQRANRQLQAQQQILQLQQKQIGQKNKHLAELITEKDAVLVQKDNLLKDKDQLLTEKGWLLREIHHRVKNNFHVVASLLEIQSSYLKNKVALSAIKDSQRRIHSMSIIHQKLYQSDSLSIIHMPEYIYELVDYLRDSYAVRKEIGFSLEIENIALDHAVAITLGLILNEAITNALKYAFTKTENGNIAISLGYAPDSQILLMVQDNGSGLPRNFRKKLGASMGMELLKGLTDDIGGNLSIENNHGTCIKITFYNNGGSTRNMSIS; from the coding sequence ATGTCAAATCTCTCCATGATTCAGCTGCTGGTAGTTCTTTTCGGGATTTTTCTGTTGCTGGCCCCATTAGTGCAGCAGGAGAAATTATGTGAGGTCAATCTGGTTTTAAAGCAACCAGTTTACCACCAATCAGATTCATCCAAAAGATTACCGATGAGAATTGGCATGCTGTATCTAAATCAATCTCCTACCTCAGCCGGTGGTGGGGATAGTATACGGATACCTTCGGGACAAATCATAAACCTTTCGAGCCAGCCGAAATCTGGTAGTGGGTTGGGGAAACAGCGATTTTTAAAAGACAAAGTACGGATCAATCTCTCGGATACCGTCAAAGTGCAGCAAAAGTCCCTGAATGGAAATAACGCAAATCAGGCAAGACTGCTGCTGGAACTTGGGAAAAACATGCTTCGTACTCCATATACGCAACGAAGTGACCAGGACAGAGCCCTAGAGACTTTCCATGAAGCTGAAAGGATAAGCGAAAAAATCGGCAGCCGGGAGTTGAAAGAGGAAAGTCTAAGTATGCTTGGAGTAGTTCATCTTATCCATGGCAATTGGGAGCGGGGGAAGTCTTATTTCATGCAGGTGGTCGAAGCACGCCGGCAGGCCGGTGATAAAGCCGGAGAAATCAATGCACTGCTAAGCTTGGCAACTACAGTCATTTGTGACAGTTGCGGGGAGAATATTGAAGCGCTGAAGCATGCACTTAGACTTTCAGAAGAAATCGAAGATCAATCATTGGAAGCGGTAATCCGGATACAACTTGGGTATAAATATCTAAGCAGCGGAAACACAGAGCAAGCGGAGGAAGAGGCTTTAAAGGCACTGAGCCTTCAGGAGAAAGTTGGCTTTGCGGAGATCTGTCGAACCTACAAGATCTTTTCAGCGCAAAGTGTTTACAATTCGCCCATGGACTATGCTTATCTGTCCAGTGCTTACTATTTGCTTTCAGACATAGGGCAGAATAACGGAGATTTGAACCAAAAGCTCTTTTACATTCTCAAGGTGGTCGATGATGTAGAGAAAAGTGGGCTTCATGACGAGCTGGATTACACATTTTTTCGATTAGGAAATGCCTATTGGGAGCTGGGTCAATACGATAGAAGTTTGGAATACCATAAGCAATCAGCAGCGATAAGCCGTCAAAAAGGCGAATTTATTTCCATAGGCCTCATCCGGCGGATGACCGCCGCCTTAGTTGACCAAGGAAAGGCCGGAGATGCTTTATTGATAATGCAGGATGCGGTGGATAGAAAACTGTTATGTACCCATGAAGATAAAATGTACATCGCCCAGAGCCTTGGAGCCTGCTACAACGCGCTTAAAAAATATAGCTTGGCTGAGAAATATTACCTGGAAAGCATTGCTTGGACCAAACAATCCCCCTTGTTCTTCAAGTATTTGGCCTATAGGGGAATTGCCCAATTTTATGTGACAAATGCCCAATACTCCAAAGCAGAACCTTATCTTACCTTTTTGGAGAACGCTTCTACTCAGCAGTTACTGCCAAATTATCTCATTGAAGTTCATCTGATGAGATTCAAAGTGGATTCTGCCCGGCAAAATTACCCTGCAGCTATTCGTCATTATCAGTTATATAAGGCTCTTCAGGATTCTATTTACAACGAAACAAAAAACAGACAAATAGCGCAGTTGAGTATTGAATACGAAACCGCTAAGAAAGAGCAGGATATCCAAATCAAAGAGAAAAATATCGAACTGCTTAAAGAACAAAATAAACTGCAACAAAATCACAGGAATGCTTTATTCCTGGGGACAGGACTTCTGCTTGTCATACTGGCACTCGGCTTCAACCGATACCGCTTGAAACAGCGGGCAAACAGACAATTGCAGGCTCAGCAGCAAATACTTCAATTACAGCAAAAGCAGATTGGGCAAAAAAACAAACACTTAGCTGAGTTGATTACCGAGAAAGATGCCGTTCTGGTTCAGAAAGACAATCTGCTAAAGGACAAAGATCAACTTTTGACAGAAAAAGGCTGGTTGCTCAGGGAGATACATCATAGAGTGAAAAATAATTTTCATGTGGTGGCAAGTCTCTTGGAGATCCAGTCGAGCTATCTCAAAAACAAAGTAGCGTTATCCGCCATAAAAGATAGCCAGCGCAGAATCCATTCCATGTCAATCATTCATCAGAAACTCTACCAGTCCGACTCATTGTCCATTATTCATATGCCTGAATACATTTATGAATTGGTCGATTACCTAAGGGATAGTTACGCTGTCAGAAAAGAAATCGGATTCTCGCTGGAAATAGAAAATATTGCATTGGATCATGCAGTCGCAATCACATTGGGCTTAATTCTAAATGAGGCTATTACTAATGCACTCAAATATGCTTTTACAAAGACAGAAAACGGAAATATAGCCATTTCATTGGGGTATGCTCCGGATTCACAGATCTTGCTGATGGTTCAGGACAATGGATCCGGACTACCACGAAATTTCCGGAAAAAACTGGGAGCATCTATGGGCATGGAATTGCTAAAGGGGCTTACCGATGACATCGGAGGTAATCTTAGTATCGAAAACAATCACGGTACCTGCATCAAGATCACTTTCTATAACAACGGAGGAAGTACCAGAAATATGTCGATCTCTTAA
- a CDS encoding sigma-54 dependent transcriptional regulator produces the protein MKIKILIVEDQFIEAKSLHVILTSAGYLVCTIARSVASALTIIDKEMPDLVLVDIFLQGEGTGIDLGKSLHERNLPFVYLSANSDRKILNEAKMTKPYGFMVKPFRSNDVLIMLEVAFYLHQHRPVETNGSFTHHTPSTGEISLEFNNLIGRSPNFLAILEQANRISQSDVSVLILGESGTGKEMIAHAIHKSSPRRDKPFIAVNCGALPVNLIESELFGHEKGAFTSAIVKRIGKFELADGGTVFLDEIGELPMELQVKFLRVLQEKEIEPVGGRPKKIDVRVLAATNKDLEEEVAEGRFRIDLYYRLNVFPLVMPSLRERPSDIPLLADHFLKKYSSREGRAIPTLPEEEVQKLLDYPWPGNIRELENTMQRNVILARGPVIESLNIVTSKKIVGATNSTKKFKTLIEMERDHILSVLESSNWKVSGKGGAAEILNINVNTLNSRMKKLGIERK, from the coding sequence GTGAAAATTAAGATTCTTATCGTCGAAGATCAATTCATTGAAGCCAAGAGCCTCCATGTGATTCTTACCAGTGCAGGGTATTTAGTTTGCACCATTGCGAGGTCGGTAGCGTCAGCCCTGACGATAATAGATAAAGAGATGCCGGATCTTGTACTAGTGGATATATTTCTTCAAGGGGAGGGGACAGGCATTGATTTGGGGAAATCACTGCATGAGAGAAACTTGCCATTTGTCTATTTGTCGGCGAACTCTGACAGAAAAATATTGAACGAGGCGAAAATGACCAAACCTTACGGATTTATGGTAAAACCATTCCGGTCAAACGACGTGCTGATCATGCTTGAGGTTGCTTTCTATCTTCATCAACACAGACCCGTAGAGACAAACGGATCATTTACTCATCACACCCCGTCGACAGGCGAAATATCCCTGGAATTCAATAATCTGATTGGGAGAAGTCCGAATTTCCTCGCAATCTTGGAGCAGGCCAATAGGATTAGCCAATCAGATGTCTCTGTGCTGATTTTGGGTGAAAGCGGTACGGGTAAAGAAATGATCGCCCATGCTATCCATAAAAGTTCGCCTAGGCGCGACAAACCTTTCATTGCAGTAAATTGTGGAGCACTTCCGGTAAACTTGATCGAATCGGAATTGTTTGGTCATGAAAAGGGGGCCTTCACCAGCGCAATAGTCAAACGGATAGGGAAATTTGAGCTTGCGGATGGAGGGACAGTTTTTCTGGATGAAATCGGAGAATTGCCCATGGAGTTGCAGGTGAAGTTTCTTCGGGTACTGCAGGAGAAGGAGATTGAGCCGGTCGGAGGAAGACCTAAAAAGATCGACGTTAGGGTATTGGCCGCAACAAACAAGGATCTTGAGGAAGAGGTAGCTGAAGGACGTTTTCGGATTGATTTGTATTACAGATTGAATGTGTTTCCCCTAGTCATGCCTTCTTTGCGAGAGCGTCCTTCAGACATCCCGTTGCTGGCAGATCATTTTTTGAAGAAGTATAGTTCACGTGAAGGAAGAGCAATTCCCACGCTGCCTGAGGAGGAAGTACAAAAACTTCTGGATTATCCTTGGCCTGGCAACATCCGGGAATTGGAGAATACCATGCAACGGAATGTCATCCTTGCCAGAGGACCGGTCATTGAATCGTTGAATATAGTGACTTCAAAGAAAATTGTAGGAGCAACTAACAGCACAAAAAAATTCAAAACACTGATTGAAATGGAGCGGGACCATATTTTGTCGGTATTGGAAAGTTCTAACTGGAAAGTTTCCGGTAAAGGAGGAGCTGCGGAAATTCTGAATATCAATGTAAATACCCTAAACTCCAGAATGAAAAAGCTCGGTATTGAAAGGAAGTAA
- a CDS encoding alpha/beta hydrolase gives MNKLTVTDGTEIYFKDLGTGQPIFFHHGWPLSSDDWDAQMMFFLEKGFRVIAHDRRGHGRSTQTFKGNDMDTYAADVAELSEFLDLKNVIHVGHSTGGGEAIRYAAKYGKDRVEKVVLISAITPYMIADENNPEGVPLAVFDNMRHNTRHNRQEFYQELTVPFYGYNRENATVKKGIQDNWWRQGMMGGIKAQYDCIKVFSETDFTEDLKSVEKPVLVLHGDDDQIVPYATTAEKAAGLLKNGKLIIYPGLSHGMPTIDAEIINNDILKFIRE, from the coding sequence ATGAACAAGCTAACAGTTACCGACGGAACAGAAATTTACTTCAAAGATTTAGGTACAGGACAACCTATTTTCTTTCACCATGGCTGGCCATTATCCTCAGATGATTGGGATGCCCAAATGATGTTTTTTCTAGAAAAGGGGTTCAGAGTAATCGCTCACGATAGACGTGGTCATGGACGCTCTACGCAGACTTTCAAGGGTAATGATATGGATACCTATGCTGCGGATGTAGCAGAACTCTCCGAATTTTTGGATCTAAAAAACGTCATTCACGTAGGGCACTCGACAGGAGGCGGCGAGGCCATACGATATGCAGCCAAATACGGCAAAGACCGGGTAGAAAAGGTGGTATTAATCAGTGCAATCACACCTTATATGATTGCCGACGAGAATAATCCGGAGGGTGTGCCCTTGGCTGTTTTTGATAACATGCGCCACAATACCAGGCACAATAGACAAGAATTCTACCAAGAGCTGACAGTACCTTTCTATGGTTACAACAGGGAAAACGCCACTGTAAAAAAAGGGATACAGGACAACTGGTGGCGTCAGGGAATGATGGGTGGTATAAAAGCCCAATACGACTGTATCAAAGTATTTTCCGAAACAGATTTCACCGAAGATCTCAAAAGTGTGGAAAAACCCGTATTGGTCCTTCATGGTGATGATGACCAGATAGTGCCTTACGCTACCACTGCCGAAAAAGCAGCCGGGTTGTTGAAAAATGGCAAGTTGATTATTTATCCTGGGTTGTCCCACGGCATGCCGACCATAGATGCAGAGATCATCAATAATGACATATTGAAGTTTATCAGAGAGTAG